The window CTACAGCGGAAGCTGTTCAAGACAGCTAGGGGGCGGCCCGGTTGCTACCTTGGTACTCCTGTCAAAGCTGGGGGTTCCTGTAAAACTGGCTACGTATATAGGAAAAGGACCCTTGAGCCAATACCTTGTGGAAGAGCTTGAGAAGAATAAGCTGACTTATTCCAACATGCTTTCTTCTCCCGAGTATGATCCCGTGACGCTTAGCTGTGTGGTCTCATGTGAACAGGACCGGGGTATTATTTCTTACCGCCCGGCTGATGATGCGTTTTTTGTGGAAAATCAGAAAGTATATGAGTTTTATAAAGGAAGTAAGATTGCTTACTTGTCATTGGAACAAAAGGAATTGTGCAGACCTCTAAAGGAAGCGGGAGCTGTCATTGTGCTGGATTCGGCATGGAACGATACCATGAGTCTTGACTGGTACTGCGATGTTTTCCCTTATGTGGATTATTTTATACCAAATGAAATGGAGGCAGAAAAAATCACCGGGACAAAAACAGCAGAAGAAGCTCTGAATATTCTGGGACAGTATCTGCATATTCCGATTGTAAAAAAGGGCAATGAAGGATGTATTTATAAGAAGGACGGAAACACGTATACGATTCCGCCGTTTCCTGTAAAACATATTGATTCCACAGGGGCAGGGGATGCTTTTGCCGCCGGATTTATGTATGGACTGTATTATGGATTTGATATTGATGACTGTATCCGGTTTGGTAATGTTACAGGCGGAAATGCAGTGACGGAAATCGGGTGTCTTGCAGCAGAAATTGATGAGAAAAAATTATTGGAGAAATACCGTGAAATATATTTAGAATTTTCGAAAAAATAGTCGGCTTTTTTAAATCGGAAATACACTCATGTATAACGATTTTCAGTGTCAGCTGCACTGTCTGACGGTTTTGAGAACGGTGGGAATGGATTGATCCATATCCTTTGACCTTCCAAAATCCTTCAGATGGTGCAGTTTTTTTATGGTGTCTGCTTCTTACCGTTTCAAACCAGCCACTTACCCATAAACCCTGTAAATACCGGTTCAAATGTGATATGATGAACTGGCAGTAAGGAGGAAGCAGTATGAAAGTCAATATTAAAACAATCAGCCACGAGGCGGAAGAAACTGCACATTTATCCATCCATGAGCGGGATGATGCAATGGACCGTCTTGTGGAATATCTGGAACAGGATTTGTTCCGTTCAGTAACAATGTTGTGTCAAAGGGGAGGAAAGCTCTGCCGGGTGCCAAGTCACGAAATTTGTTTGATTGAAACGGTTAATGAAAAGCAGGTAGTCCATACGAAGGAGGAAACCTATGAGACGAATCAGAGGCTTTATGAGCTGGAGCGGCTTCTTCCGTCTAATTTTATCCGGATATCCAAGTCTGTGATTATGAATATAGATAAGGTAAGGACATATACCCCCATGCTGAATGGGCTTATGAAGGTATCCATGATAAATTTCCAGGTAACTTATATTTCCAGAAAATATTTAAAAGAGGTAAAAGACAGGATTTTGGAGGTGAGGCATTATGAATAGAAATGAGGGAAAAAGAGAAGCTTTTTGGGAAATTCTGCTTTCCGGGATTGATTTGGGGACAATTTTGTTTGCCGGTGGGTTAATGGGGCTTTGGCTTTTTTCCAGAAGACAGGAGCTGGAAACCGTTATGGACCGCCTTGGCCTGTTTTTTCTGATTTATCTTGCGGCAGGCTGCCTGCTTCAGCTATTTAAACGGCTGCCGGAAATGGATCTCAGCTGGCTTAGGGGTATGGCTTTTGTATACTGGTATTACATTTTCCTGTTCATTTTGTTGCTCCTCGCCCAATTTCTCCCGAATTATTTAAGATACATGATCTTGTCGGATGCTGTCCTTCTTTTCGGAAGGTGGGCGCTGAATTACCTATATGCAAAGCGCACTGCCAACCAGCTGAATATGGCTAAGGCAGGGCATACCCTGGTCATAGACTTAAATGAAAAGCCGGGTACAAAAGAAGAGTTTTACTCCATTCTGGAAGATTACTGCATCAGTAACCGCATGTGCCTGGAATATATAAAACGGGATATTCCGGCTGTGGTAAAAATTGACGGAGTTCTTCATGGAGTGGATTTAAGGAGCTATTATACTTATGGGGGAGCCGTATACACCATGGATATTACAAAGCTTTAACAGGCAGAAGGGCAGAAAATCCCTTGGAAGTCTGTGTTCACAAACCTTGAAACCTGTGGTAAAATAGGCATAAATCAAATACTCCGCAGTATTCTGCGGGGGATCTGACCCTGCAGGCAGCCGCCAAGGTTAAGTATGCTTGACTTTGTCCGCTGCCTTGGCAGGAATATACGGGGCAGGAGCGGAACATGACTGAAAATCCAAGCAAAAGCGAAAAAACAAAATACCGTCTGGCTGATTCCATAAAGGATTGCATGAAGACAAAGCCCGTGGATAAGATTACGGTGCAGAACATTGTGGATGGGTGCGGAATGACCAGACAAACCTTTTACCGCAATTTTAAGGATAAATACGATCTGATCAACTGGTATTTTGATAAGCTGGTAATGGAATCTTTTGCTCAGATCGGAGTGGAAAAAACCGTGGGCCAAAGCCTGAAGAAAAAGTACGAATTCATCATAAAAGAGAAGATATTCTTTACAGAGGCATTCCGTTCCGATGATTATAATTCTTTAAAGGAGCATGATTTTGAACTGTTCATGGGATTTTACACGGAGCTCATTACCCGGAATAGACAGGAACTGCTTTCCGAGGAAATCCAGTTTCTTCTTGAGATGTATTGCAGAGGTTCCGTATATATGACGGTGAAATGGGTGCTTTCTGGCATGAAGCAGACTCCGGAAGAGATGGCAGCAAGCCTGACGGAGGCCATGCCGCCCAGACTTGCTGCGGTATTTTCAGAAGCTGGCCTGATGTAGGGTATAGTCGATGTGCACATAATAAAAGTTACAGTTTGAAGCTTTTGTAAAATTTGTTACAAAAACTTCAAACTGTAACTTTATTTTTTTTCCCTTAGTTGTTAATATTGTAACATAAGTAGCATGTCCATAATTAAGGAGAAGGAGAGGTTGTCATGGCAAACAGAATCGTATTAAATGAAACATCATACCACGGCTCCGGTGCGGTTCAGGAGATTCCGGGGGAGGTAAACAGGAGAGGGTTTCAGAAGGCATTTGTTGCCTCTGATCCGGATTTGATTAAATTTAACGTAACTTCAAAGATCACAAAGATTCTGGAAGAAAATGGACTGGATTATGAGGTTTATTCGGATATTAAACCAAATCCAACCATAGAAAATGTACAGACAGGGGTAGAAGCTTTTAAGAAGTCAGGGGCAGACTATATCATAGCGGTCGGCGGCGGCTCTTCCATGGATACGGCCAAAGCCATCGGCATCATCATAGCAAATCCGGAATACGAAGATGTGAGAAGCCTGGAAGGAGTAGCTCCAACCAAAAAGCCAAGCATCCCCATCATCGCTGTTCCTACCACCGCAGGTACGGCAGCGGAAGTTACCATTAACTATGTAATCACTGATGTGGAAAAGAAGAGGAAATTCGTCTGTGTAGATCCTCATGATATCCCTGTGGTCGCCATTGTGGATCCGGATATGATGTCCAGCATGCCAAAAGGTCTGACAGCTGCCACGGGCATGGATGCATTGACCCATGCCATTGAAGGTTATATCACAAAGGGTGCCAATCCCATTACAGATATGTTCAATTTAAAGGCTGTTGAATTAATAGGCAAAAGCTTAAGAGGAGCGGTGGAAAATACTGCGGAAGGCCGGGAAGGAATGGCTTTGGGCCAGTATATCACAGGAATGGGATTTTCAAACTGCGGTCTTGGCATCGTGCATTCCATGGCTCATGCACTTGGCGCTGTTTATGACACGCCTCATGGCATTGCCAATGCCATCCTTCTTCCTGCCATCATGGAGTTCAATGCCGGAAACACAGGCGTGAAGTTCCGTGACATAGCAAAGTCACTGGGTGTGGAAGGAACTGAGAACATGTCAGAGGAGGAATACCGCAAAGCGGCGGTAGATGCGGTGAGAAAGCTGTCTGCCGATATAGGGATACCGGCCGACCTGACCCAAATAGCAAAAGAAGAGGATGTGCAGTTCCTGGCAGAATCCGCTGCAGCAGATGCCTGCGCTCCGGGAAACCCCAGGGAAGCCAGTCTGGAAGATATCATCAAACTTTATAAATCACTTATGTAAGCACAAGGAAATCCTCCTGACCATTGTTCCGGAGGATTTTCCTATGCCCCGATATCCATGGAAAAAGAACTTGAAATATAATCTAAATGGGCTATTCTGAAAGTAACATGAATGGATAAGGAGAAGACCATATGAATGATCAAATGGAAAAAGCCCAGTCAGTCCTGGAACTGATTCCCGGCTTTCAATATCTCTACAAAGGGGAGTTGAATGATGAAACTGTAAAGTATCTCATTAAAAAGGGCTGGGCATTGGAGGCGGAAAACAGCAGCTCCGTCCGTCTGTCCTCTTTGGCCGGAATGGACAGAAATGACATTTACTTCACTGCCCTTTATAAAGAGCGGGCAGCCATTGGAACCTGTAAATTCGTTGTATCCAGTTTAGAAGAGATGGAGCTTATCAATGAAGAAGCAGCCGGATATCTGGCTCCGGGACATTTAGAAGTGATAGGAATTTCCGTGATTCCGGAAGATTATGACAGTGGAAAACTGCCGGGCTTCAGAATGGAAGAATTAGCACAATTATCCGCAGAAGCCAGAAAATTGCGTTTCATATCCATACGCGGCTGTTTCATCCAGGGAGATACGAAAGGACTGTCCGGAGAAAGCTTTGGAAGATATTTGAGAGACTGCTATGAAACCGCCAAACATGTTACCACAATCTTACCCTGCGGCATGTCTTACATAAGCGCAGGCAATTCCATGGAACCTGCTCTTCAAACCATGATATTAAGTCAGGAAGCTCAGGAAAAGCTTCAGACTGCTGCAAAGATCATGGTCAACCAGAATCAAACCGCTTTTTATGCAAAATTACTGCTTCAATAATAGAACCCCTCCCCGTTGTGAGACTGTATCCGTCTCTCACACCGGGGAGGGGTTCCTTGAAATCATAACCTTATATTATGAAATCCCATTATTCTTTCTATAATACGTACCCTTTAACGGCAGACTCTGTCTGAATACGCCATCCAGCCTGTAGTAGGCGTGAGCACAGGCAGGAGAGGTGGGGATCATGCACAATTCCCCGCAGCCTTTGGCACCAAAGGAATAAGGCAGTCTATCCTCTTCCTTTGGCTGGCAGAGAATCACTTCCAGTTCAGGTGCCTCGTCTGCCCTCATAAATCCTATGGTACCGAATTTACTTACAGGATATCCGTTTTCACATTTAAACTCTTCTG of the Lacrimispora indolis DSM 755 genome contains:
- a CDS encoding carbohydrate kinase family protein; its protein translation is MAGVAGFGIANVDFIFGNSPRMPRLGEEIYSGSCSRQLGGGPVATLVLLSKLGVPVKLATYIGKGPLSQYLVEELEKNKLTYSNMLSSPEYDPVTLSCVVSCEQDRGIISYRPADDAFFVENQKVYEFYKGSKIAYLSLEQKELCRPLKEAGAVIVLDSAWNDTMSLDWYCDVFPYVDYFIPNEMEAEKITGTKTAEEALNILGQYLHIPIVKKGNEGCIYKKDGNTYTIPPFPVKHIDSTGAGDAFAAGFMYGLYYGFDIDDCIRFGNVTGGNAVTEIGCLAAEIDEKKLLEKYREIYLEFSKK
- a CDS encoding DUF4318 domain-containing protein, with protein sequence MNRNEGKREAFWEILLSGIDLGTILFAGGLMGLWLFSRRQELETVMDRLGLFFLIYLAAGCLLQLFKRLPEMDLSWLRGMAFVYWYYIFLFILLLLAQFLPNYLRYMILSDAVLLFGRWALNYLYAKRTANQLNMAKAGHTLVIDLNEKPGTKEEFYSILEDYCISNRMCLEYIKRDIPAVVKIDGVLHGVDLRSYYTYGGAVYTMDITKL
- a CDS encoding LytTR family DNA-binding domain-containing protein gives rise to the protein MKVNIKTISHEAEETAHLSIHERDDAMDRLVEYLEQDLFRSVTMLCQRGGKLCRVPSHEICLIETVNEKQVVHTKEETYETNQRLYELERLLPSNFIRISKSVIMNIDKVRTYTPMLNGLMKVSMINFQVTYISRKYLKEVKDRILEVRHYE
- a CDS encoding TetR/AcrR family transcriptional regulator C-terminal domain-containing protein, which encodes MTENPSKSEKTKYRLADSIKDCMKTKPVDKITVQNIVDGCGMTRQTFYRNFKDKYDLINWYFDKLVMESFAQIGVEKTVGQSLKKKYEFIIKEKIFFTEAFRSDDYNSLKEHDFELFMGFYTELITRNRQELLSEEIQFLLEMYCRGSVYMTVKWVLSGMKQTPEEMAASLTEAMPPRLAAVFSEAGLM
- the fucO gene encoding lactaldehyde reductase, coding for MANRIVLNETSYHGSGAVQEIPGEVNRRGFQKAFVASDPDLIKFNVTSKITKILEENGLDYEVYSDIKPNPTIENVQTGVEAFKKSGADYIIAVGGGSSMDTAKAIGIIIANPEYEDVRSLEGVAPTKKPSIPIIAVPTTAGTAAEVTINYVITDVEKKRKFVCVDPHDIPVVAIVDPDMMSSMPKGLTAATGMDALTHAIEGYITKGANPITDMFNLKAVELIGKSLRGAVENTAEGREGMALGQYITGMGFSNCGLGIVHSMAHALGAVYDTPHGIANAILLPAIMEFNAGNTGVKFRDIAKSLGVEGTENMSEEEYRKAAVDAVRKLSADIGIPADLTQIAKEEDVQFLAESAAADACAPGNPREASLEDIIKLYKSLM